A window of the Brassica oleracea var. oleracea cultivar TO1000 chromosome C1, BOL, whole genome shotgun sequence genome harbors these coding sequences:
- the LOC106333054 gene encoding uncharacterized protein LOC106333054 — translation MENVFDSCSSHKSVKDLLWRYGGAGITYIIPSNGQRPWSPPVGYQCVYESYFGDQTKLWFPIPRLVTSYAFRRDIAICQLLNGSLSITVMLMVMAAEIDISMSVRVFEELTFTKAEPNAIFSVKMRSNYNVLTGHPNKTKDWQRSNFYVKCDEYAFTEPPGDDYRVLWNKTLVRHPNTIAYPEKFFESAQAIAAHSHLPWPDLSREWIRRQQARIARVDWESILPEQQKLLNKAREMEGVPDLSALLKGQLQMLSTKSSSAGASDARRELVEGDAPSSADASKVSRKKKKKKDGKKRPREDPSIGQQETPAVVGEDDMETPVQTGSNRESPEERPKKKVKKKMVEEGLEDPSRSGGKATGSRGEPRNESPSSERLAPSLVVRKDARSERSLPKNGRIEFPDRVEFLYDEKTPLMLNPLQCAELTRQIRGGTRELPPIGDLYFKDEYIDAASASKRLSVIERLRAENKKASDKVAEEKEVLRAKFEELEGKLKADRLAKNEMMREKNHLERNGSALEKEKAELEGERDAVVETLVKERQRLRDSRIREVTCERVRVQTAMGDKSTRCFGRASGTRKCLEVLRDNGTEIPQGMIDIFAEQEKLHEAEVARLCLDPLSESDLTLSPLNLPSRFVSEEFMATLDPYGSNVGLIGSDLASQLITSREVGEDQSAEPTVDVTSAPREQVAAMERSPEKENLEVDDALAKKGGTEKLGSEGPVLVSDTSSERRGDEEEGSDQGRKTLSPRPNEEEVTSEIERSTSSLRAQDLPASKLLTGSGEDDGSVA, via the exons ATGGAGAACGTATTTGACTCCTGTTCCTCTCATAAGTCGGTGAAGGACTTACTGTGGCGGTATGGAGGCGCCGGCATCACTTACATTATTCCTTCCAATGGGCAACGTCCTTGGTCGCCTCCGGTTGGCTATCAGTGTGTCTACGAATCTTATTTCGGGGACCAGACAAAACTATGGTTCCCCATTCCCCGACTCGTTACGTCTTACGCATTTCGTCGGGACATTGCGATCTGCCAATTGCTCAACGGGTCACTGAGCATTACGGTCATGCTGATGGTGATGGCCGCGGAGATAGACATTTCGATGAGTGTGAGAGTGTTCGAGGAGTTGACTTTCACAAAGGCAGAACCGAACGCGATATTCTCGGTGAAGATGCGTTCGAACTACAACGTCTTGACCGGGCATCCCAACAAGACGAAAGACTGGCAGCGTTCGAATTTTTACGTCAAATGCGACGAATATGCCTTCACAGAGCCTCCTGGGGATGACTATCGTGTTCTCTGGAATAAAACACTTG TTCGCCATCCGAACACGATCGCATACCCGGAGAAGTTCTTTGAGAGTGCCCAGGCGATCGCAGCCCACAGCCATCTCCCCTGGCCTGATCTTAGTCGAGAGTGGATAAGGCGGCAACAGGCTCGAATTGCTAGAG TCGATTGGGAGTCGATACTTCCG GAACAACAAAAGCTTTTGAACAAAGCCAGAGAGATGGAGGGAGTTCCAGACTTGAGTGCGCTGCTGAAAGGGCAACTCCAAATGTTGTCGACGAAGTCGTCTTCAGCTGGGGCCTCTGACGCTAGACGTGAGCTTGTTGAGGGAGAC GCCCCGTCTTCTGCTGATGCTTCTAAGGTCTCAAGAAAAAAGAAGAAGAAGAAGGACGGGAAGAAGAGACCTCGTGAGGATCCTTCTATTGGACAACAGGAGACCCCGGCGGTGGTTGGAGAGGACGATATGGAGACCCCTGTCCAGACTGGTTCTAATCGAGAGTCGCCTGAGGAACGTCCCAAGAAGAAAGTGAAGAAGAAAATGGTGGAAGAAGGGTTGGAAGATCCTTCGAGGAGTGGAGGAAAAGCCACTGGGTCTAGGGGTGAGCCTCGGAATGAGTCTCCATCGAGTGAGAGACTCGCTCCTTCGTTGGTGGTGAGGAAGGATGCTCGGAGTGAACGCTCTCTGCCGAAGAATGGGAGAATTGAATTCCCAGATCGTGTGGAGTTCTTGTATGACGAGAAGACCCCTTTAATGCTCAATCCTCTCCAGTGCGCGGAGCTGACGCGCCAGATCCGTGGTGGGACGAGGGAGTTGCCGCCAATCGGGGATCTATACTTCAAGGACGAGTACATTGACGCTGCTTCTGCGAGCAAACGT CTGAGCGTGATCGAGAGATTACGTGCCGAGAATAAGAAGGCTAGCGACAAAGTGGCTGAGGAGAAAGAAGTTCTCCGAGCTAAATTCGAAGAGCTTGAAGGCAAGCTAAAAGCCGATCGACTCGCGAAGAATGAGATGATGCGCGAGAAGAATCATCTGGAGCGAAACGGTTCTGCCCTTGAGAAGGAGAAGGCGGAACTCGAGGGAGAGAGGGACGCAGTCGTTGAGACGTTAGTCAAGGAGAGGCAACGCTTGAGGGACTCTCGAATCCGGGAAGTTACTTGCGAGAGGGTCAGGGTCCAAACTGCTATGGGGGACAAGTCCACTCGCTGCTTTGGTCGG GCATCAGGGACGAGAAAATGCCTCGAGGTACTAAGGGACAACGGAACGGAGATCCCGCAGGGCATGATAGATATATTTGCAGAGCAGGAGAAGCTTCATGAGGCCGAGGTCGCTAGACTTTGCCTCGACCCGCTCTCCGAGAGTGACCTTACTCTGTCCCCACTTAACCTTCCTTCTAGATTTGTTAGTGAGGAGTTTATGGCAACGCTCGACCCGTACGGGTCAAATGTCGGCTTGATTGGGTCCGACTTGGCTTCCCAGCTTATTACTTCACGCGAAGTCGGCGAGGATCAGTCCGCGGAGCCGACGGTAGATGTCACATCTGCTCCCAGAGAACAGGTTGCGGCTATGGAGAGGAGCCCCGAAAAAGAGAACCTCGAGGTGGACGACGCCTTAGCTAAGAAAGGGGGAACCGAGAAACTAGGCTCTGAGGGACCTGTTCTTGTTTCCGATACTTCTTCTGAGAGGCGAGGAGACGAGGAGGAGGGAAGTGATCAAGGTAGGAAGACGCTGTCACCGAGACCTAACGAGGAGGAAGTGACAAGCGAGATCGAGAGGAGTACTTCGAGC TTGAGAGCCCAGGATCTCCCTGCTTCGAAACTCTTGACGGGGAGCGGAGAAGACGATGGTTCCGTTGCTTGA
- the LOC106333062 gene encoding uncharacterized protein LOC106333062: protein MEQDLALPNPNWILHVDRSSTNKGAGAGVQLQSPTGELIRQSFSFGFPASNNEAEYESLIAGLRLAKAVKAKCLSAYCDSQLVASSVMKPDPDPRLNRLSSRVRVLRTHQSSRGENICADALAALGSKLQDQVERTFPIHRIEKPSIDISTDQTIIVAPVTKANAPNSDGFGPDWRTEFIDYLRKGELPTEKWAARRLKTRSDHYVVLDDELHRWTASKVLLMCIHGDETERVIAETHEGAGGNHSGGRALAIKVRSLGFFWLTMNADCESYVRSCDKCQRHAPSIHCPTEMLRTTTAPYPFMRWAIEIIGPLPCSRQKYFVLVLTDYFTKWIEAEAYAQVTYKEVCGFVWKNIICRHGLPYEIVTDTGSQFMSGNFKEFCSKWNIQLSPSTPRYPQGNGQAESSNKVIIDDIKKRLDLKKGHWADELDGVLWSHRTTPRG from the exons ATGGAGCAAGACCTCGCTCTCCCAAACCCAAACTGGATACTTCATGTCGACAGATCTTCGACCAACAAAGGCGCAGGGGCCGGAGTCCAATTGCAGTCTCCGACAGGAGAACTTATCAGACAGTCTTTCAGCTTCGGTTTTCCGGCTTCGAATAATGAAGCAGAATATGAATCTTTGATCGCCGGACTACGCTTAGCAAAGGCTGTCAAGGCTAAATGCCTAAGCGCCTACTGCGACTCACAGTTAGTTGCCAGCAGTGTTATGAAACCCGACCCGGACCCGCGGTTGAACCG GCTTAGCAGCAGAGTTCGAGTTCTTCGAACTCACCAAAGTTCCAGAGGGGAAAACATCTGTGCCGATGCTCTCGCAGCCCTTGGCAGCAAGCTTCAAGATCAGGTTGAACGAACCTTCCCAATACATCGCATTGAGAAACCAAGTATCGATATCTCGACCGACCAAACTATCATCGTAGCTCCAGTCACCAAGGCCAACGCACCAAATTCTGATGGGTTCGGCCCTGACTGGAGAACTGAGTTCATCGACTACCTTAGAAAGGGAGAACTTCCGACAGAGAAGTGGGCTGCTCGCAGACTAAAAACACGCAGTGACCATTATGTTGTCCTGGACGATGAACTACACCGATGGACCGCGAGTAAAGTACTCCTCATGTGCATCCACGGCGACGAGACCGAAAGGGTTATAGCTGAGACACATGAAGGAGCTGGAGGGAACCATTCAGGCGGTCGAGCCTTGGCGATCAAAGTGAGAAGCCTGGGCTTCTTCTGGCTGACGATGAACGCAGATTGTGAGTCCTACGTTAGAAGCTGCGACAAGTGCCAACGGCACGCACCAAGCATCCATTGTCCGACTGAAATGTTACGAACGACGACCGCACCGTATCCATTCATGCGATGGGCAATAGAAATCATAGGACCTCTTCCCTGTTCCCGCCAGAAATATTTCGTTCTCGTCCTCACTGATTACTTCACCAAATGGATCGAGGCCGAAGCCTACGCTCAAGTCACATACAAGGAAGTCTGTGGTTTCGTCTGGAAGAACATTATTTGCCGCCACGGTCTACCTTATGAAATTGTTACCGATACTGGATCACAGTTCATGTCAGGCAACTTCAAGGAGTTTTGCAGCAAATGGAACATCCAACTAAGCCCTTCCACCCCTCGCTACCCGCAAGGAAATGGCCAAGCAGAATCCTCCAACAAGGTCATCATCGACGACATTAAGAAACGTCTAGACCTGAAAAAGGGTCATTGGGCCGACGAACTCGATGGAGTCCTATGGAGTCACCGCACGACACCAAGAGGATAG
- the LOC106333073 gene encoding uncharacterized protein LOC106333073 produces MEKFKAVVSRIEIPDDIAIDALRNTLWVRSKFREDLYQNPTTSLQDEIARSDNFIRMEEDTNAILSKMNAPKAPAAKNANTRQEPRQHTPSDKNGLRGEGWNKWVRELDSSDKPVDTSKNKERRAKRKATDKGRQNETQKDGDKTPKYDGEEDSSADEEHPANRRRIEVILSQQTLSSDDDNDDTPKLGDLRDVLKRKLESKDDNSSKHSDLRLTLDAKKSRRISTDDLDPKEHQECSNGDLRDKLNAGACDLRILLNRSKPTDLRRRLEQAKTSSNATLSKNDNNVSADLCAFIDSKRVKTRQQLNVIMGGSPPCGNSVRSVKDYCRQVATSQRWPIRPPSHPPITFLPDDAEGIHIPHNDPLLVVLGIGEYDVTKVLIDTESSVDLIFRGTLQKMGVDLDNIKPSSRTLTGFNGSSETILGTIRLSVRACGVTRTVKFAVVSTKAPYHAILGTPWIHSMQAIPSTYHQCIKFPGTNSKIKTLRGDQKAARELLVATVKLQHSSLYPLTLSLLRPQRSKAVNEEVDRLLGAGSIAEVCYPEWLANPVVVKKKNGKWRICVDFTDLNKACPKDSYPLPNIDRLVESTTRDEMLTFMDAFSGYNQIMMHPDDREKTAFITDRGTYCYKVMPFGLKNA; encoded by the exons ATGGAGAAGTTCAAGGCAGTAGTCTCGAGGATTGAAATCCCGGACGACATCGCCATTGACGCACTACGGAACACGTTGTGGGTTCGCTCCAAGTTTCGAGAAGACTTATACCAAAATCCAACTACGTCGCTCCAAGATGAAATCGCGCGTTCGGATAACTTTATTCGAATGGAAGAAGATACTAACGCAATCCTCAGCAAGATGAATGCACCAAAAGCTCCAGCGGCGAAAAACGCCAACACACGACAAGAACCGCGCCAGCACACTCCTAGCGACAAAAACGGCC TCCGCGGGGAAGGTTGGAACAAATGGGTCAGAGAACTCGACTCGTCTGACAAGCCAGTCGATACT AGCAAGAATAAAGAAAGAAGAGCCAAACGCAAAGCTACCGACAAAGGCCGCCAAAACGAAACGCAAAAAGACGGGGATAAAACTCCGAAGTATGACGGCGAGGAAGACTCCTCGGCCGATGAAGAACATCCAGCTAACCGCAGGCGCATTGAGGTTATACTCTCTCAGCAAACCTTATCATCAGACGACGATAATGACGATACACCTAAACTCGGAGATCTGAGAGATGTTCTGAAACGAAAGCTCGAGTCCAAAGACGACAACAGTTCCAAGCATAGTGATCTCCGGCTAACGCTGGATGCAAAGAAGTCTCGCCGAATCTCAACGGATGACCTTGACCCCAAAGAGCATCAGGAATGCTCCAACGGTGACCTTCGAGATAAACTCAACGCCGGCGCATGCGATCTTCGCATTCTTCTCAATCGCTCGAAACCCACAGACCTCAGAAGACGGTTAGAACAAGCCAAGACGTCAAGCAACGCTACGCTGTCGAAAAACGACAACAATGTATCAGCCGACCTATGCGCCTTTATAGATTCCAAGCGAGTAAAAACGAGACAGCAACTAAATGTCATTATGGGCGGCTCTCCTCCCTGCGGAAATTCTGTTCGCTCCGTCAAGGATTACTGCCGGCAAGTTGCAACTTCGCAGAGGTGGCCGATTAGGCCGCCAAGTCACCCACCTATAACGTTCTTGCCTGATGACGCCGAAGGGATTCACATTCCCCACAACGATCCCCTCCTTGTCGTCCTTGGAATTGGGGAGTACGACGTCACCAAGGTCCTTATTGATACAGAGAGCTCCGTCGACCTCATCTTCCGTGGAACCCTGCAAAAGATGGGAGTGGACCTCGACAACATTAAACCGTCCTCCAGAACGTTAACCGGCTTCAATGGATCTTCTGAAACAATACTGGGAACAATCCGCCTTTCGGTACGTGCATGTGGAGTTACTCGGACAGTCAAGTTCGCTGTCGTAAGCACAAAGGCACCTTACCATGCCATACTTGGAACCCCTTGGATACACTCGATGCAAGCAATTCCATCTACTTATCACCAGTGTATCAAGTTCCCCGGTACAAACAGCAAGATCAAAACGTTGCGCGGGGATCAGAAGGCCGCTAGGGAATTACTGGTCGCCACCGTCAAGCTCCAACACTCCTCTCTCTACCCGTTAACTCTGTCTCTCCTCCGACCTCAAAG GTCAAAAGCCGTGAATGAAGAGGTTGACCGGTTACTCGGTGCTGGCTCAATCGCTGAGGTATGCTACCCTGAGTGGTTAGCAAACCCAGTAGTAGTCAAAAAGAAGAATGGGAAGTGGCGCATTTGCGTCGACTTCACTGACTTAAATAAAGCTTGCCCGAAGGACAGCTATCCTCTCCCCAATATCGACCGTTTAGTCGAATCTACAACCAGAGACGAGATGCTCACGTTTATGGATGCCTTCTCTGGATACAACCAGATCATGATGCACCCTGATGACCGCGAGAAGACGGCCTTTATCACAGATAGGGGAACCTACTGCTATAAGGTTATGCCATTCGGCCTGAAGAACGCATGA
- the LOC106296979 gene encoding uncharacterized protein LOC106296979, with protein sequence MPQRSFVCNACGMDDDPNPYVCPQCNFMIHRNCVDKPQVIKINHHDHRIYYNHYLDSDDWECGVCQKEIKWTCGAYSCPKCQDFAVHLRCATKFGIWDGIELEGISETNIELKSYEVVEEGLIKHSSHQNHVLKLNEESDADVEAIVCEACVYPVFCGPFYSCTECDNYILHQKCAHLPKKKIDSFYKMDITLFPCDKMETILGLCEVCQHFFQGFRYITKDDITLDMRCGSISEPFFHESHPHHPLYIDFTGNKTCKACGDEATFILSCQECGYFLDIKCPFLPNKVKHKYDKNHFLFLCYGKNPSDQYLCEICEEELNSEKWFYRCDECCITFHIKCTLGDLISLKQIVDAEPIKLEVIRNIHMTRLVCAVCHSRCHFPYMLKCSSPLGMDTLCSLQCFRQKYFHKMTPLYELSI encoded by the coding sequence ATGCCGCAAAGAAGTTTTGTTTGTAATGCTTGTGGAATGGATGATGACCCAAATCCTTATGTGTGTCCTCAATGCAATTTCATGATCCATAGAAATTGTGTTGATAAACCACAAGTCATAAAGATCAATCATCATGACCACCGCATTTATTACAATCATTATCTTGATTCTGATGATTGGGAATGTGGAGTGTGTCAAAAAGAGATAAAATGGACGTGTGGAGCTTATTCTTGTCCGAAGTGTCAAGATTTTGCAGTTCATCTAAGATGTGCCACAAAGTTCGGGATTTGGGATGGGATTGAACTTGAAGGTATATCAGAAACTAATATCGAGCTTAAGTCATACGAGGTGGTTGAAGAGGGACTTATAAAGCATTCCAGTCACCAAAACCATGTTTTGAAGCTCAATGAAGAAAGTGATGCTGATGTTGAAGCCATAGTTTGTGAAGCATGTGTATATCCTGTATTTTGTGGCCCATTCTACAGTTGCACAGAGTGTGATAATTATATTCTTCATCAGAAATGTGCCCATCTCCCTAAAAAGAAAATAGATTCCTTCTACAAGATGGATATTACTCTATTCCCATGTGACAAAATGGAAACAATATTAGGGCTTTGTGAAGTTTGTCAACACTTCTTTCAGGGTTTTCGGTACATAACTAAGGATGATATAACTCTTGATATGCGATGCGGTTCTATATCCGAACCTTTCTTTCATGAAAGCCATCCTCATCATCCATTGTACATCGACTTTACAGGCAATAAAACTTGTAAGGCTTGTGGAGATGAGGCAACTTTCATTTTGAGCTGCCAGGAGTGCGGATATTTTCTGGACATTAAATGTCCATTCTTACCAAATAAGGTGAAACACAAATATGATAAGAATCATTTTCTGTTTCTATGCTACGGCAAAAACCCGAGCGACCAATACTTGTGTGAAATTTGCGAGGAAGAACTAAATTCAGAGAAATGGTTCTATAGATGTGATGAGTGTTGCATTACATTTCATATCAAATGTACACTCGGAGACTTAATTAGTCTAAAGCAAATAGTCGACGCTGAACCAATCAAATTGGAGGTGATACGCAACATTCATATGACCAGGTTAGTTTGTGCTGTATGTCATTCTCGCTGCCACTTTCCCTACATGTTGAAGTGTTCTTCTCCTCTAGGCATGGACACTCTTTGTTCTTTACAATGTTTTCGGCAAAAATATTTCCACAAAATGACTCCATTATATGAATTGTCAATATAG